Below is a genomic region from Miscanthus floridulus cultivar M001 chromosome 1, ASM1932011v1, whole genome shotgun sequence.
TCTGCCTTTTTCACCAGGTCACTGGATCCAAGTTGTGTGCTACGTACTTGACAAATTTTGTAGAATGTTAAGCTAATGCCACTTCGATTCAACGAATCTGCATGCGTAAAGGTTATTGTTGTTGCTGTACTATTGCATGCCTCTAGGTTGCCAAATGCAAGTCTTTTGCAGCTTATAACTTTCTCCCTATTGTTTCTTCCTAAATTTGCTCTTTATACTTTCTACAGCATCAATATCCTGTTCCGGTACCTATGACTAAGCTTCTAAAAACGAAGAGCCTGATTGATTGGCTTGTGCTCTTCCTGCTGTAACTGCACAAGCAGTGCACTCTACAGAGAGGAGCAGTATGGTCTGCACCTACAGCCCAAAAAAGGGCAGGTCATTAGAACCGACAAAGGTTACCTTATCTCTTTAATTAATACTACAATTGTTTCCTGTATGCATCCTAAATCTTAATGTACTCTGTTTCCCATAACGGAACATGTTATGttattgattatatatatatatatatatatatatatatatatatatattgctgcTTAAAGCCTATTGATATTTTACTGAAGGAGAGCTGTGAATACTACTTCAGTTATAATGACACTTCGAATCAAGTTTTCCTGGTTATGATGATAACAACAGCAATATAATACAGGTTGTTATTCGCCTCTGTTTCAGTTATTAAATCACTAATGTATATGTCCGATATTTTAGCTAGAGTACATATTTCCTTATCCAACTATGATGTCTTCATAAAAGTTATTTCTATCATCACATATATTGCTGCATACCAACCGCGGCAACGCGCGGGGTTCCTGCTAGTGATTATATATGTGTAATGCAAAAGCCTCTCATGACTGTTTCAGTGATAATTAGAAGGAAAAGAATAGCACAGGCAGCATAGCAACATCTCTCTCCAACTAAATTCTTATTAAAATGTGGAAAAATTCTCAAACACCAAATGTGTCACCCAACTCAACTTCTCAACTGTCTTGAGCTCTTCTTTCTTTGTTTTATTAACTATATGTCCAGAGAAAAATAAGTGATCTATTCAaactatataaaaaataaaagcaCCATAATGCTAGTAAATACAATCACCTACACAAACACCATACCCTGAATTGAATATGATATGTGGCAGCAGCAAAATGAAGGAGCAGTCCTTGCTAAACACCAGCACACGCAAATGCTTCCCCTGATCACAGCTCCAATTCGCAGCCCCAGCAAACCACACACATCACCTAACAAACATCACAATCCCATCACAAACATTGATCCGTATTCACCGTTGGAAAACAAAGAAATTTCATACTTCTTTGATCTGGACATACCTGGCTAGCAAGGCCAATGCGTCCAGCGCTCCGCCTATGAGCCTATGTGCCGGCACCCCCGTGCTCTCTGCAGCATCACTGGCGCCTCTATGCCTTTACTATAAAATGATGAAGATCATCGTCCGCGACAAAAGAATCATGGGCAATCTCATAGAAAGGAGTTGCTCATAATCTCCATCTCTGTGTGTTGCTCCCTCCAGTCTTGCACCAAAAGGTATATTCTTCTCTGTTCTGATGACTGCTCACCCTTTTTTTCTAGGAGAGAACTTGAAAAGCCTCACTTCTTTAACAGAGAAAAGACCACCTAAATTAACAAGGGTTCCTGTATCTGGACCTATCGGTGGTCAAGGCACGATCATCTCCCTCAACAGCCAAACTGGGGTGCTCAATTTCAATGCTATCTTTAACCAACAGAGAATCTAATCCCTCAAAAATAGAAATCCCACAGTTTTTTTCTATACCTTGTACTTTTCAAATATATTGATGAGGCTATTCCTATCCCTTTCACATGCAACTCGACGATCCTTCAAACTCTTAATTGGTGAGTGCAGACTCTCAATATCCCTTCTAATATCTGCCTTGTCAGTCCAGCAGTAAATCTCTTTCCATATGCAGCTCCCTTTTCTCCAATAATGTCTTCTGGATCTTGGACTCAGCCACAGTAAAATGCACTGTCAATTGCTTTGAGCCATGGCAACATTCTCTAATTTTCCCCAAAAATACCCAGGATTCGATTGGATAAAATGGCTCCACATTTCCTAATTTTCCCCAAAAATACCCAGGATTCGATTGGATAAAATATCTGTACCTCACTGCTCCTGCAACAAAATGATAGTATCAGATTACTTACTTTCTCTTTCAAGTTCCAAACTCACGATCCACGCAGAGCAACAGCGTATAAGAATCACAGTAAATCAGGGCAATCCAGATCTAAATCAGAGTGCGGTGGGACTGAGGAAGGGAATGGGATTACATACGTGGTGGAGAGACAGTGGATGAAGATGCGGGCGCTGGCGCCCTCGACGAACCCGGTAGTATAGTCCTTGTTGACGGTGACCTTGTCTCCTTCCCCGCCGGCGACGCGGGAGAGCTTGTCCTTGACCAGGCGGATGTCCACTGCGCATACACCGTGGCCAGGGGCGGCAGGGAGCGGAGCAggggccggggggggggggggggggggggggggggggggggggcgggggggggcgAAGGGCTGTGCTCGGCGGGGATGCGGAGTCCGTAGGGGTTGCCATGCGGGCTGCTGCCCTCTTCTTCTGCAGCGGAGCAGGGCGGGGCgaggcggccggcggcggcgcacggGGTGGAGGTGGGGCGGGACGGGATGGAGGAGGAGTGGAGCTGAGGGGCAGCCTTGCGACGGGACGGGGCAAAGTGCGGAGGGCAAGGCAGTGCAGAGACGGGGTGCGTTGGTGCAGAACTGCAGATACGGCGCGCGGTCGCCGGGCGGGGCCGCGAGGGGGAGCGTACTAGGGGGCCACCTGTCGGCGCTGAGAAGATCGCAGGTGCGGTGCTGAGCGACGGCCGGCTTCACCACGGAGTGAACGGGTCCAGTTTAATCTTTTTAGAGTAGAGATAGAGATAGTACTAGTGACTCCCACTTATGTTATGCTTTAGTAGTTACAAATGTGTTGTGTCAACGTTGAGTAAACAGTGTGAATGCTAAACATTTCATTTACTAAATCTCAGTAGCACAGCATTTCTATTTTCATGGTAGCAACAAATAGACCAATACATGCATTTGTAGGAAAGCGGCTaattgatttaaaaaaaaaaaagaggaaagcGGCTAATTAGACGAGGTAACCTGAACTCTgggatgtttgcttctgcaaatCTGGGCAACCATGAATATGTGATCAATCAATCCTGTTCTTCTGATGATCTCAGACGATATATCGCTCTCGATTATGTAGGCTCACTCCAACCAGCTGCAGCCATCCAGCTTCTTCATGCGCCGTCTCTTTGccagcctcttcatcttcataacATCATCTTGTCTGCCTGCACTTGCCAGCGAGTCCGAGAGTAGCAGGCAACTAGCTGCGTTGGTCGGCTCGACGGTTAGCAGGTGGGACGCAGCCAGCCCGGCAAGCTTGACGTCGCCATGGCTTCGGCATGCCCCCAGCAACGCCCCCCAAACGAAGCAGTCAGGCTCCAGGGGCATGGCTTTGATGAAATCATAAGCCTCGGTGAGCCAGCCGGCTCGGCCAAGCAAATGCACCATGCACGCGCAGTGCTCCAGCCTCGGCACGATGCCGTGCTCTTCCTGCATGGCGCGGTACAGGCCCTTCCCGAGCTCCACCATGCCGGCGTAGCTGCAAACCGTCAGAACGGCTGTGAACGTCAGGTGATCCGGCCTTGCTCCCTCGCACAGCATCCGGTTGAAGAGACCGATGGCTTCTTGGCAGTGGCCGGAATTCGCCAGCCCAAAGAGCATGGAATTCCAAGTCACCGTGCTTCTTTCTGCCATCCTGTCAAACAGCCGGCGTGCTTCCAGCACGAACCCGCTCTTCGTGTACATGTCTACTAGAGCACTGCCCACAGTGAGCTCCTGTCCGACGCCGGTCACCACGGCGTAGGCGTGGACTTCCTTGCCACGCTTCACGTCAGCGACATTGGCGAAGGCAGGCAAGATGCTGGCAATCGTGGCCGAGCTCGGCAGGACAGGGTTGCCAGTGGTCATCATTCTCCGGAACAGCACGCGTGCCCTGGCATACTGAAAGTTCAGCACCGAGCCAGATACAAGCGATGTCCAAGTGACCACGTCCGGCTGGAACCCGTCCTCCTCCATGGCGCCGATCAATTCCTCGGCCATCTGGTCGTCGCCGGCCAGTGCAAAACTGGAGACGACGGCGTTCCATGTCATCAGGTCGGGGCACAGGCACTGGCCCCGCATTTTGATGGCCAGCGCCAGCGCGCGCTCCGGGGGGGCGTGGCGCGCATAGCATGCGACCAGCGCGTTCCAGGCGATGAGGTCATCCCTACGCGGCATTTCGTCGAACACCCTCTGGGCACTCGCGACGAGGCCACATTTGGCGTACATGTCGAGAAGcgcggtggcggcgacggcgtcGGAGGCGAGGGACGGGAACCGGGTGAGGACGAGCGCGTGGATTAGGCGGCCGGAGGAGGCGTTTCTGAGGCGCGCGCAGGCGCGGAGCGCCGTGGGGACGGCCGCGGGGTGCGGGTCCACCAAGCCGCGATCGCCGCGTCGGAGGTGGGCGAAGAAGAGGTGGAGAACGCAGCCGTGGCGCCCTTGCCGGGAAGCGTTCGTCAGCTGCTTCATCCATGAGCTGGTGGTTGTCGCGCGTGCGCACATGAGCTCTACGCCTCTACCTCATCTCACGTTCATCCAAGTCCATGAAGCTCATGTACGCACGGCGGCACGCACGACGACCACCAGCTCATGGATCTTTTTTTCAAATTAACTAATTACTACAAGCTCTACCAAAGAATCGTATTTAGAACTATGCCACTAAATCTCGTACGTAGTTCTGAATTCGAAGCTAGTAGTCAGCACTAGCCCGCCCAACAAGGACAAAATTCAGATCCAACACAAGGGCATCATCAACAGGAAGTTATACTTTAGCTAGAATACACAATCTGAAAATGGAACAAAACTGTAGATAAGCAAGTTGACAGATGGTGAACGGCAAAACAAATTCAACAATTTGGCAGAAGCACAAACAACACAATTGACGGTAAAATTTGGGccaatatttctgaacaattcATCTATTTATGAGCTCCAAGCTCTGAAAGAACTGATCTTACAACCTACACAAAGAAAAGCTAATCTCACACTAGCTATCACTCTTCCTCAGAAAATAGCTTCATTATTTCAGCAGAGCTCCAATGCCGTTTGAGTCCTATCACAGTCCACAAGCATCGCTAAACAGAGTGCCTCAAAAGTCTGTCTTCCACAGTGGCGGAATGAAGCGTACTCAAAATCTCTCACCAAATCTGAAGAAAATGGTTCCGGTACTAGCATTGTGATCTACAATGTACTCTCCCCTTACCAACCCAAGCTTGACACCAACACCATATGAAGATCCATGACCAACACGCCTGAAAAACTCTGTAGGGTTCCCTTTCACATCCTTGGAACTCCCAAGGTCAGTCCCATGTTCAGCAAATGCATAAACGTGTGTGTTTCTTACAGGGATGCGCAGCTCTGTAGCAACCTGCATAGATTAACAGACATAAACATTAGTTACAAAACAACACAACAATGTGTGATGCCACGGTGCCAATTACATGTATTCTTTTAATGAAGGAAACCAGAATAATCAACGCCAACGATAATACTGGGGATGAAAACGCAATGATGCATACCTCAAGAATATTCCTAGAAGCGCCCAGTTCACCGTTACTAAAGCCCCTAACAGAGTAAGGCCCTCCAAGTGCAAACGCGTCATAGATTGGCAAATCACCCACACAACCAGCATAATGACCATGAAGAACTAAAACAACCGGTAGTGGCTTGCCAGCACCTTTCTCTTGCTTATTTAAATTGATGAACTTGGTCAGACTAAGTTGATGACGGTTGAAGAATGGGTTTTTGCTTCCGATGCCAAGACCTTGGTCCAACTGCAACCAAGGAAATTCCCCAGTTTATGTATTTTACCATGGCAAAGACTAAATAACAACATGAAAACATAAAAGAACAAGTGCAAAGTTCAACATAGAGGTTCGTAAACAATAAGAGAGGTTTGTAAACAATAAGAGCACTGGGCAAGAAAAAAGTACTAAAAAACATTGAATTGCAATCAATCAATGAAAGTTTGGTGCACTGTGGCAAGCTTTGGAATTGAAAGCGGTATTtaataaaaagataaaataacAAAGAGAGTCTGCCTTGCTACTTTTCACAAAATTGAGTGTAGCACTTCAAAGAGTCTTACAGCCACAAGGCAAATGCTTGGGCGTCAAAGGCTCACTTTACTATATGTCCTTGAAACCATAATTGTACAGATAGCTGACCTGGAAAATGTATCTGTCTCCAACAATTGCACCATTCACAAACTCAGTATTGTCACGGGTTATATTAGCCTGAAGGAATGCCATTCGGTCAACTCCAGTACCACTGAGGGTTGTGGGAGGTCCATCCATGCTCAAACCGCCACTAGGCATTGCTCGAGAACCATGGGTACAGATAGAATTAGTTTCATCACGTGTTGTAATCTCTTCAACCACGAGGCCATATGTGAATTTGCTTTGCCGTGTGAAGCTCTGAGAATCCAAACAGTTTTTCATCATGTTACAGATATTTCTGGAACAGTACTTGCtcataaaatagaaaaaatgTGGAAGAACTCGAGCAAACCTCTGTTATGTTGGCTTTAAATCCAACTCTATCGATCCAAACAGGCGGAGCCTCATCCATGTTGGGACCAGCAACAAAGACAGGACTCAATTTCCTCGTGTTGAAGCAGCTAGTTTTGAATGTGCGGTTTTTACTTCGATCATCCACACCATCCAAATAAGGATGGACATACTCAAGCTTGAATGAAAGATCATCCTAAAGATCCCCCAAAATACACATGAATAAGTGCACGAAGTCAAAAAAATACAAGTGGTGTTGCTGACAAAAAAGTATAAAGACTTTAAATAAATACTGTTAGACAGATGTTAGCCTATCAAGTACAAATAGAATAATCACCAACCATGAAACAAACCAGTATTTCTGAATGATGTTACTGTTTAAATATATTTCAATAGAACAGAGAATAATCAAGTTTAAGATTGACAAGTGCTAGGTAAATATAATTCCTTCTGGAGGCTAATGCAGCCATGCAGGGTCATTGCTCTACTTGTTCAGTAATTTTAGACATGAATTTGTCGACACTTAAAAATGCACACTTTCCACATGGTAGTCTAGTGAAAGACAGACTAACATAAGATTAGAAATGCCATGCTGAACTCGCTCGTTGTTAAACACATTCCTCTTACAAGTATAAAGCACCAAGGGTCTGATTGGTTGCCTGCACAAGCCCTTATCCAGGTCCCCGTGGTGCAATTCATCCCTATTTGGTTACCTGCACAAGCCCATATGCAGGCTAGTACTGTCCTCAAAGCAAGCCCAGCCTGCATCCTACAATTCGGCCAAATCCTGTGTATCCAGCTATGCACCCTCCCTCCCACCCGCACCCGCTCTACAGCCCAAGACTCAGTATGACCACTTACGTAGGAAACCAATCACACGCATAACATCCTATTCAGACGAACCAAAGAACATCTAACTCCATAGGCTTATGCAGGTTAAGGCTACGCTGTATAACCCCTAATACAATGCAACCCCAAGTGACAAAGGTAATAGTAACCAAAATCAGCAAAACAACAAAACTCCCAAAAGAACATTCATCAGCAACTAACCTGAGGGTTCAGCAGGTTGCTGGATGTAACAGAACCAACAATAGATCTATTAAGACCATAGATGTTCCGGTGCTCAAATGACACAGTTCCTCCAGGTTGTATGGATGCCTAAAAGAAAATAGCCATAAGATCTGAGGTTCATGACAGATAACAAACAAGATGTACTTTATCGAAATAGTGTAGCCTAGCAATTATATACAGTGGAGGAGTTGCACCTATGGCAACTAGGACTATGGCCCTAGGTGCAGCACAAAAACACCTATAGAAATATCATCTAACTTCAAGATAAGTTCAAAGAATTCTACAATCTAGTCTGAGACACATGAATCCAACCCTAGGTGTGGTAAAATCCTAGATCCACCCTTCCTTATATAGAAAGGTTCCAGGAGGAACAGATGATTCCAAATAAATAAGTACATTACCAAAGTTGGTCGCCCTTCACGCCCAGGTACAATACTCCATTCTGTGCTTACTTCAGATGACTTGGGTTCCAGTTCCTTGAGCTTAATTTCAACTACTATGCCCCCTTCCTTTGTCTCATCAGGACGTGGATTAACTTCTATATTGGAAAACAAAGCAAGTGAATTTATATTCTTCAGAGCCTGTTTCCCTGCTCCAATGTTAAAGATGTGGCCAGGTCGAAGCTGTAAAAGATTAGTAGTCACAGATTAACAACTGAAGTCACAAACATGCTAGGAGAAAATTCATGCCAGGACAACgactatttagtaaaaatatataGAGAGCAAGTATTTGTGTGGCACGTCAAACATCATCATAGAGACCACAAGATCAGAAGAATCACATGTAATGCATAACACTGAGTGCAAGTACGTTTGCATgctacatgatattttaattattGATCCAAATATCCTAGTGCGCAACTCATCACTGAGTTACATTAATGAAAATAAAATGTCACGGGCGTTACCATATGCTAATCAATGTAATATCTTTAGCGATTGGTTGTAACAGGTATACCTGTTGAGGCAGCTCTCGGTCTATGATCGGAAGCTGGGTATTTCCCTCAACAATATTTCCAAGCTTATCCTGGAACTGGTACTCCACCTTGGTGATATCACCCTCGACCACCTCACACACAACCTCATTGGTGTTAAGGTTTCCAAAGTTAACCACCTGTGCGCACACAAAACCCTCGTTGTAGTACCATTTCTGGACATGGTCCCTGATCTTCTGCAGCATCCTGGCACTCACCTTCTCCTGCTTCTTCATCATTCCCAGCACCTCTCCATGCACATTTTCTGGCAAGATGCAGGGCTTGGCACCCCGTACACGCTGCTGGTAATCACGTTCCTGCTTGCGGAGGTAATCCATTTTCTCCCTCTCAGTCATGTCCTGGTCGAAGTCAACCTGCCCTGACTGTGACATAAGCCCCACATTGATGCACTTGAACTGTTTTGCGGCACTCCACACACTCTCCACAAAGGAGACTGTGAGCCCAATTGTGTTATCCGGCTTGGGCTTCACCTCCAGATCAACCCGCTCAAACATGCCACTGGAGACGAGTGTCTCCAGCTCCTTGAGCAGCTGCGACTTAGTGTACACGCCACCAGGCTGCAGTGTTACCATTTCGAAGAAGGAATCCTCTGGCCCCGTGtaggcgccaccgccgccggctgcCCGGTCAAAGAACTTGAGCTCAGACAGCTTGTACCTCTTCAGCCCGCTCAGCTTCGTGAGGGGCACCGTCATGTTGACGGGGAGCCCGTGCGCGTCCCAATCCCCCGATGACTTGTCGTCTGCGTGCGCCGCGCCGACGGAGAACAGCCGGGACCAGAAGTCACCACCCCCTCCGCCACCGGCACCACCACCCCCCGCGCCCCATCcaccccctccaccaccgccgccgaagagacCCCCAGCGCCGCCTCCGAACCCCCCAAACGAGCCGAGAAGAAAGGCCGCGCCCGACGAGGCGATGAAGAAGGCAGCGCCGGTCTTAGCGGCCTCAGAGAAGACGGTAAATATCGCGGGGAGCTCGATCCTGGGCTCGGCGGGGACCGGGTCGCTGCCGGGCTGCGCGCCAGCCGAGGCGGCGGCGCggatggcggaggaggaggagcctcccCGTGGTGGACGAGCGGCGGGTTCGTACCTGGCGGGCGAGATGGATAAGGATTGCCCCGCGTGGGGCTGCCCCCAGCCGCGCGGGACCGCGGCGGCGGGTACGGAAGAGGACCGCCTCCCGCCATGGCCGCGGGGGGCCGCTGGCGGGGAACGCAGGGTGATGCCTTGGGAGGTTAGCGCCATTGCGACCGCGGATGCGGTGAAGGTAGGTGTCGGCGAGGGGGAGAAAGGGCGGAGGACGAGGAGGGGCACAGGGGGAGGGCCGGAGGGGTGTCTTCCTCGCCTCCTTGGGTAAGGGTTTGGGTCTCTCCTATCTTTTGCACCCCCACCGTTTTTCGAGTTTTCTGTTGAGGGTTTAGCTGCGGTGGGCCGTGGGCGCGGCGGCGTGGATACCTCACACGG
It encodes:
- the LOC136547859 gene encoding protein TOC75, chloroplastic-like, whose protein sequence is MALTSQGITLRSPPAAPRGHGGRRSSSVPAAAVPRGWGQPHAGQSLSISPARYEPAARPPRGGSSSSAIRAAASAGAQPGSDPVPAEPRIELPAIFTVFSEAAKTGAAFFIASSGAAFLLGSFGGFGGGAGGLFGGGGGGGGWGAGGGGAGGGGGGDFWSRLFSVGAAHADDKSSGDWDAHGLPVNMTVPLTKLSGLKRYKLSELKFFDRAAGGGGAYTGPEDSFFEMVTLQPGGVYTKSQLLKELETLVSSGMFERVDLEVKPKPDNTIGLTVSFVESVWSAAKQFKCINVGLMSQSGQVDFDQDMTEREKMDYLRKQERDYQQRVRGAKPCILPENVHGEVLGMMKKQEKVSARMLQKIRDHVQKWYYNEGFVCAQVVNFGNLNTNEVVCEVVEGDITKVEYQFQDKLGNIVEGNTQLPIIDRELPQQLRPGHIFNIGAGKQALKNINSLALFSNIEVNPRPDETKEGGIVVEIKLKELEPKSSEVSTEWSIVPGREGRPTLASIQPGGTVSFEHRNIYGLNRSIVGSVTSSNLLNPQDDLSFKLEYVHPYLDGVDDRSKNRTFKTSCFNTRKLSPVFVAGPNMDEAPPVWIDRVGFKANITESFTRQSKFTYGLVVEEITTRDETNSICTHGSRAMPSGGLSMDGPPTTLSGTGVDRMAFLQANITRDNTEFVNGAIVGDRYIFQLDQGLGIGSKNPFFNRHQLSLTKFINLNKQEKGAGKPLPVVLVLHGHYAGCVGDLPIYDAFALGGPYSVRGFSNGELGASRNILEVATELRIPVRNTHVYAFAEHGTDLGSSKDVKGNPTEFFRRVGHGSSYGVGVKLGLVRGEYIVDHNASTGTIFFRFGERF
- the LOC136501817 gene encoding pentatricopeptide repeat-containing protein At5g59600-like — its product is MCARATTTSSWMKQLTNASRQGRHGCVLHLFFAHLRRGDRGLVDPHPAAVPTALRACARLRNASSGRLIHALVLTRFPSLASDAVAATALLDMYAKCGLVASAQRVFDEMPRRDDLIAWNALVACYARHAPPERALALAIKMRGQCLCPDLMTWNAVVSSFALAGDDQMAEELIGAMEEDGFQPDVVTWTSLVSGSVLNFQYARARVLFRRMMTTGNPVLPSSATIASILPAFANVADVKRGKEVHAYAVVTGVGQELTVGSALVDMYTKSGFVLEARRLFDRMAERSTVTWNSMLFGLANSGHCQEAIGLFNRMLCEGARPDHLTFTAVLTVCSYAGMVELGKGLYRAMQEEHGIVPRLEHCACMVHLLGRAGWLTEAYDFIKAMPLEPDCFVWGALLGACRSHGDVKLAGLAASHLLTVEPTNAASCLLLSDSLASAGRQDDVMKMKRLAKRRRMKKLDGCSWLE